One window of the Bos indicus x Bos taurus breed Angus x Brahman F1 hybrid chromosome 8, Bos_hybrid_MaternalHap_v2.0, whole genome shotgun sequence genome contains the following:
- the LOC113897775 gene encoding disintegrin and metalloproteinase domain-containing protein 29-like, with translation MTVIKSLLYMRIVPLLHWLGVFLFFTGHTRAENFQYHSPPEVVIPLKITGTRRSMKPPGRLSYSLHLGGQRHVFHMKVKKHLLSRHLPVFTYSEEGALLKDQPFVQNDCYYHGFVEGDPESLVALSTCLGGFRGLLQINNVVYEIKPMIFSTKFEHLVYKMESEETRFPTMKSGFVQEESVEHFEFQETGNCTLKQSHYEGWWIHSFFVEMAVVVDYTLYNYFKKNVSKVKEDLFTIVNIVDSIYQVMGMKVLLIGLEFWTQRNLVEIDAVQRALRDFCVWKANNIDARIAHDTTHIFMQKTLRGLSGIGFIAGMCRPHFSCAAVTFANKTLAIIGIAVAHHLGHNLGMTHDTILCVCSAGHNRCIMRHDNPPIAKFSNCSYSFFWEYGVQKAKCLRYTIYTKDIFSRKRCGNGVVEEGEECDCGSLQQCSRDACCLTNCSLSFGSVCAFGLCCKDCKFLPSGEMCRKEVNECDLPEWCNGSSHMCPDDVYVEDGIPCNDISYCYEKRCNDRNAHCRQIFGRTAKNANDSCYRQINTQGDRFGNCGTEGPTYLKCNMSDIFCGRIQCDNVAEIPLLTEHSTMHGTRFNNATCWGTDYHFGMDIPDIGEVKDGTECGPEHVCIGRKCVHISRLDSNCSPTFCNMRGICNNKHHCHCNYKWDPPNCVKRGDGGSVDSGPPPKRKKIPKIYVAIALFISLLILLCCLLLLCMRKKPKEKKGKK, from the coding sequence ATGACTGTGATCAAATCTCTGTTGTATATGAGGATTGTACCCTTGCTACACTGGCTTggagtgtttctgttttttacagGACACACTCGGGCTGAGAACTTTCAATATCACAGTCCTCCAGAAGTGGTAATTCCTTTGAAGATAACTGGCACTAGAAGAAGTATGAAGCCTCCAGGTCGGCTCTCTTACAGCCTGCACTTAGGGGGTCAGAGACACGTTTTCCACATGAAGGTCAAGAAACATTTGCTGTCCAGACACCTCCCAGTGTTCACCTACTCAGAAGAGGGTGCTCTCCTGAAGGACCAACCTTTTGTCCAGAATGACTGCTACTATCATGGTTTTGTGGAGGGGGACCCAGAATCACTTGTTGCCCTCAGTACCTGTCTTGGTGGCTTTCGAGGATTATTACAGATAAATAATGTTGTTTATGAAATTAAGCCCATGATTTTTTCTACCAAATTTGAACACCTGGTGTATAAAATGGAGAGTGAAGAGACCCGATTCCCAACCATGAAATCTGGTTTTGTGCAAGAGGAAAGTGTAGAGCATTTTGAGTTTCAAGAGACTGGTAATTGCACTCTGAAACAAAGTCATTATGAAGGCTGGTGGATCCATTCATTCTTTGTTGAAATGGCAGTGGTGGTAGACTATACTCTAtacaattactttaaaaagaatgtcTCAAAGGTGAAGGAGGATTTATTTACTATTGTAAATATAGTGGATTCCATTTATCAGGTGATGGGTATGAAGGTGTTACTAATTGGTTTGGAGTTCTGGACTCAAAGAAACCTTGTTGAAATAGATGCTGTACAGAGAGCTCTGAGAGATTTTTGCGTCTGGAAGGCTAATAACATTGATGCTCGCATAGCACATGATACTACACATATTTTtatgcagaagacattaagaggaCTAAGTGGCATAGGCTTTATTGCAGGAATGTGCAGACCACACTTCAGTTGCGCAGCTGTTACTTTTGCGAACAAAACCTTGGCCATTATTGGAATTGCAGTGGCTCATCATTTAGGTCATAATTTGGGAATGACTCATGATactatactgtgtgtgtgttcagcagGTCACAATAGATGTATAATGCGTCATGACAACCCACCAATAGCGAAGTTTAGCAACTgtagttattcttttttttgggAGTATGGTGTACAGAAGGCAAAATGTTTGCGGTACACCATATACACAAAGGACATATTTTCAAGGAAGCGCTGTGGAAATGGTGTTGTTGAAGAAGGAGAAGAGTGTGACTGTGGATCTTTACAGCAGTGTTCAAGAGATGCCTGTTGTCTGACAAATTGCAGTCTGAGTTTTGGGTCTGTTTGTGCTTTTGGGCTTTGTTGCAAGGACTGCAAGTTCTTGCCATCAGGAGAAATGTGTAGAAAGGAGGTCAATGAATGCGATCTTCCAGAGTGGTGCAATGGATCATCCCATATGTGCCCAGATGATGTATATGTAGAGGATGGAATTCCCTGTAATGACATTTCCTACTGCTATGAAAAGAGATGTAATGATCGCAAtgcacactgtaggcagatttttgGCCGAACAGCAAAGAATGCAAACGACAGCTGCTACAGACAAATAAACACTCAAGGTGACCGTTTCGGTAATTGTGGAACCGAAGGCCCTACATATCTAAAATGCAATATGTCAGACATCTTCTGTGGAAGAATTCAGTGTGATAATGTGGCAGAAATTCCTCTTCTGACAGAGCATTCTACAATGCACGGAACTCGCTTTAACAATGCCACCTGCTGGGGTACAGACTACCATTTTGGGATGGACATACCGGATATTGGTGAAGTGAAAGATGGCACAGAGTGTGGCCCAGAACATGTCTGCATCGGAAGGAAGTGTGTCCATATCTCTCGCTTGGATAGTAATTGTTCACCTACGTTCTGTAACATGAGGGGGATCTGCAACAACAAACATCACTGCCACTGTAACTATAAGTGGGACCCTCCTAACTGCGTAAAACGAGGGGATGGAGGTAGCGTTGACAGTGGCCCACCccctaagagaaagaaaatacccaAGATTTACGTGGCAATAGCattatttatttcactgttaATTTTATTATGTTGTCTTCTGTTGCTTTGTATGAGGAAAAAGCCTaaggaaaaaaaggggaaaaaatag